A single Venturia canescens isolate UGA chromosome 1, ASM1945775v1, whole genome shotgun sequence DNA region contains:
- the Mctp gene encoding multiple C2 and transmembrane domain-containing protein isoform X4 produces MMHFENEEDKATSGGESGASCQDEAARRRELALRQHAFFQLRLHIRRGANLVAMDRCGASDPYVKIKCAGRLLHKSRTVHRELNPIWDESVTLPIEDPFQALNIKVFDYDWGLQDDFMGAAQLELVQLDLGHPQDIVLELKDPARPRQHLGELYLTATLWPRNQQEKEQYFQRTSRLADVNRKLKSQIWSSVVTIVLVEAKNLLPMDIDGLSDPYVKFRLGTEKYKSKVINKTLSPVWLEQFDLHLYEDPYLGQELEVTVWDRDKSHQDDLMGRTTIDLASMERETTHRLWRDLEDGAGSIFLLLTISGTTASETISDLAAHEETPQERERLLQKYSLVNTFQRPRDVGHLTVKVYRAQGLAAADLGGKSDPFCVLELVNARLQTQTEYKTLAPNWQKIFTFNVKDINSVLEVTVYDEDRDHKVEFLGRVAIPLLRIRNAEKRWYALKDKKLRGRAKGNSPQIMLELSVVWNVFRACARTLNPKETKYMEPEVKFKRQVFLRNVLRLKAVIVFFIDMGKYIQSCWEWESKTRSIVALVLFVLGCYYFEPWMIPTAAFLILLKYCMVALLTGGSSSTYHHRSPSVGALHDTGDPASDDGPLTPGDDDDDEDDKDKEEKKSLKERLQAIQEVTQTVQNSIGFIASLCERIKNLFNFTVPYLSYLAIVLTILGAIVLYLIPMRYLILAWGVNKFLRKLLRPHSVPNNEVLDLISRVPDDEDLLSYRELKPVPTADCERGGTSSASTSSGVVNTRRDQRKKHKAA; encoded by the exons ATGATGCACTTTGAGAACGAAGAAGATAAGGCGACGAGCGGGGGAGAGTCCGGTGCGAGTTGTCAGGACGAAGCAGCCCGGCGGCGAGAATTGGCGCTACGTCAGCACGCCTTCTTTCAATTACGACTGCATATCAGAAGAGGAGCTAATCTTGTCGCGATGGATCGATGTG GGGCGAGCGACCCGTACGTCAAGATCAAGTGCGCCGGACGCCTTCTCCACAAATCTCGCACGGTTCACCGAGAATTGAACCCCATCTGGGACGAAAGCGTCACGCTGCCGATCGAAGACCCCTTTCAGGCGCTCAACATCAAG GTCTTCGATTACGACTGGGGCCTTCAGGACGATTTCATGGGAGCAGCCCAGCTGGAACTCGTTCAGCTGGACCTTGGCCACCCACAGGATATTGTCCTAGAGCTCAAGGACCCTGCGAGACCCCGACAACATCTCGGCGAGTTGTATCTCACCGCGACACTGTGGCCACGAAACCAGCAGGAGAAAGAACAG TATTTTCAGCGAACGAGCCGTCTCGCCGATGTCAACAGGAAGCTCAAGTCACAGATATGGAGTTCGGTCGTTACGATCGTACTCGTCGAGGCGAAGAATCTCTTGCCAATGGACATCGATGGTCTTTCAGATCCCTACGTTAAATTCAG ACTGGGCACAGAAAAGTACAAATCGAAAGTTATCAACAAGACTCTAAGTCCAGTCTGGCTGGAGCAATTCGACTTGCACCTCTACGAGGATCCGTACCTGGGTCAGGAACTGGAAGTAACCGTCTGGGACCGGGACAAGAGTCATCAGGATGATCTTATGGGACGAACGACGATAGATCTGGCGAGTATGGAGCGCGAAACGACCCATCGACTGTGGCGCGATCTCGAGGATGGTGCTGGCAGCATATTTCTGCTTTTAACGATCAGTGGAACAACAGCCAGTGAGACCATAAGTGATTTGGCCGCTCACGAGGAAACCCCGCAGGAACGGGAACGTCTTCTCCAGAAATATTCCCTCGTCAACACCTTCCAGAGGCCGAGGGACGTGGGTCATCTTACCGTTAAG GTATATCGAGCACAGGGTCTTGCAGCAGCAGATTTAGGAGGGAAAAGCGACCCGTTCTGTGTTCTGGAGCTCGTAAACGCAAGATTGCAAACACAGACCGAGTACAAAACACTCGCTCCAAATTGGCAAAAGATATTCACGTT CAATGTAAAGGACATTAATTCAGTGCTGGAGGTGACCGTGTACGACGAGGATCGTGATCATAAAGTCGAATTTTTAGGACGAGTTGCAATACCACTGTTGCGCATTAGAAACGCTGAAAAACGGTGGTACGCcctgaaagataaaaaattgcgAGGTCGTGCAAAAGGAAATTCGCCGCAAATAATGTTGGAGCTCAGCGTGGTCTGGAATGTGTTCAGAGCTTGCGCTAGAACTTTGAATCCCAAAGAGACCAAGTACATGGAACCGGAAGTAAAGTTCAAGCGCCAAGTCTTTCTGAGGAACGTTCTCAGGCTTAAGGCTGTTATAGTTTTCTTCATTGACATGGGTAAATACATTCAAAGCTGTTGGGAATGGGAGAGCAAGACACGCAGCATCGTTGCTCTTGTCCTCTTCGTTCTTGGATGCTATTACTTCGAGCCTTGGATGATTCCCACCGCGGCGTTTCTCATTCTACTTAAGTACTGCATG GTGGCCTTACTAACGGGAGGATCATCATCCACGTACCATCATCGAAGTCCCTCGGTCGGTGCGCTCCACGACACGGGGGATCCAGCTTCCGACGATGGCCCACTGACTCCTGGAgatgacgacgatgacgaagacgacaaAGACAAA gaagagaagaaaagcCTGAAGGAACGTCTCCAGGCGATACAAGAAGTGACCCAGACCGTTCAAAATTCCATAGGCTTCATAGCGAGTCTCtgtgagagaataaaaaatttattcaactttACCGTACCTTACTTGAGCTACCTGGCTATCGTTCTCACCATTCTCGGTGCCATTGTTCTTTATCTCATCCCAATGAGGTATCTCATACTCGCTTGGGGTgttaacaaatttttaaggAAACTCCTCAGGCCTCACTCCGTTCCGAACAACGAGGTTCTCGATCTCATATCGAGGGTGCCAGATGACGAGGATCTTTTGAGTTACAG AGAGCTAAAACCCGTACCGACAGCGGACTGCGAACGCGGAGGTACTTCATCAGCGAGTACATCAAGCGGAGTAGTGAATACGCGGAGGGATCAGAGAAAGAAGCACAAAGCAGCGTAA
- the Mctp gene encoding multiple C2 and transmembrane domain-containing protein isoform X3 → MSKSVELLAGSEDGEAVPDKSRSESRSGLNLNGSRPLSRSATELRVNKREDSPSLRGRASQASGDNNNRDSSRHHHLRYSSVAQRTQTFFATLKSRWVRGRSKERKKTKDGNVIKDGNDSPNRNVGVESDYAADYSSEHSRSSSATQSPARHCLNHPARGNRDKGKNVREDSPGRCSDGSSKGSLSCQRYTRDGMMHFENEEDKATSGGESGASCQDEAARRRELALRQHAFFQLRLHIRRGANLVAMDRCGASDPYVKIKCAGRLLHKSRTVHRELNPIWDESVTLPIEDPFQALNIKVFDYDWGLQDDFMGAAQLELVQLDLGHPQDIVLELKDPARPRQHLGELYLTATLWPRNQQEKEQYFQRTSRLADVNRKLKSQIWSSVVTIVLVEAKNLLPMDIDGLSDPYVKFRLGTEKYKSKVINKTLSPVWLEQFDLHLYEDPYLGQELEVTVWDRDKSHQDDLMGRTTIDLASMERETTHRLWRDLEDGAGSIFLLLTISGTTASETISDLAAHEETPQERERLLQKYSLVNTFQRPRDVGHLTVKVYRAQGLAAADLGGKSDPFCVLELVNARLQTQTEYKTLAPNWQKIFTFNVKDINSVLEVTVYDEDRDHKVEFLGRVAIPLLRIRNAEKRWYALKDKKLRGRAKGNSPQIMLELSVVWNVFRACARTLNPKETKYMEPEVKFKRQVFLRNVLRLKAVIVFFIDMGKYIQSCWEWESKTRSIVALVLFVLGCYYFEPWMIPTAAFLILLKYCMVALLTGGSSSTYHHRSPSVGALHDTGDPASDDGPLTPGDDDDDEDDKDKEEKKSLKERLQAIQEVTQTVQNSIGFIASLCERIKNLFNFTVPYLSYLAIVLTILGAIVLYLIPMRYLILAWGVNKFLRKLLRPHSVPNNEVLDLISRVPDDEDLLSYRELKPVPTADCERGGTSSASTSSGVVNTRRDQRKKHKAA, encoded by the exons ATGAGCAAGAGCGTCGAACTCCTCGCCGGATCGGAGGACGGCGAGGCGGTACCTG ataaatCCCGTTCGGAATCTCGATCGGGATTGAATCTGAACGGCAGTAGGCCACTGTCGAGGAGCGCGACGGAGCTGAGGGTAAACAAGCGGGAGGATTCGCCGTCGCTTCGCGGACGCGCGTCTCAGGCCTCCGGGGATAATAACAACCGCGATTCCTCCCGTCATCACCACCTTCGTTACTCCTCGGTGGCCCAACGCACACAAACTTTTTTCGCTACCCTCAAAAGCCGCTGGGTCAGGGGGAGAAgcaaggagagaaaaaaaactaaggaTGGAAACGTGATCAAGGATGGAAACGACTCGCCGAACAGGAACGTGGGCGTCGAGTCCGATTATGCGGCCGATTACTCGTCGGAGCACAGTCGAAGCTCGTCGGCCACGCAGAGTCCGGCCCGCCACTGTCTCAACCACCCAG CGAGAGGTAACAGGGACAAAGGAAAAAACGTTCGAGAGGACAGTCCTGGACGCTGCAGCGATGGTTCGTCGAAGGGTTCGCTCAGTTGTCAACGGTATACGAGAGACGGAATGATGCACTTTGAGAACGAAGAAGATAAGGCGACGAGCGGGGGAGAGTCCGGTGCGAGTTGTCAGGACGAAGCAGCCCGGCGGCGAGAATTGGCGCTACGTCAGCACGCCTTCTTTCAATTACGACTGCATATCAGAAGAGGAGCTAATCTTGTCGCGATGGATCGATGTG GGGCGAGCGACCCGTACGTCAAGATCAAGTGCGCCGGACGCCTTCTCCACAAATCTCGCACGGTTCACCGAGAATTGAACCCCATCTGGGACGAAAGCGTCACGCTGCCGATCGAAGACCCCTTTCAGGCGCTCAACATCAAG GTCTTCGATTACGACTGGGGCCTTCAGGACGATTTCATGGGAGCAGCCCAGCTGGAACTCGTTCAGCTGGACCTTGGCCACCCACAGGATATTGTCCTAGAGCTCAAGGACCCTGCGAGACCCCGACAACATCTCGGCGAGTTGTATCTCACCGCGACACTGTGGCCACGAAACCAGCAGGAGAAAGAACAG TATTTTCAGCGAACGAGCCGTCTCGCCGATGTCAACAGGAAGCTCAAGTCACAGATATGGAGTTCGGTCGTTACGATCGTACTCGTCGAGGCGAAGAATCTCTTGCCAATGGACATCGATGGTCTTTCAGATCCCTACGTTAAATTCAG ACTGGGCACAGAAAAGTACAAATCGAAAGTTATCAACAAGACTCTAAGTCCAGTCTGGCTGGAGCAATTCGACTTGCACCTCTACGAGGATCCGTACCTGGGTCAGGAACTGGAAGTAACCGTCTGGGACCGGGACAAGAGTCATCAGGATGATCTTATGGGACGAACGACGATAGATCTGGCGAGTATGGAGCGCGAAACGACCCATCGACTGTGGCGCGATCTCGAGGATGGTGCTGGCAGCATATTTCTGCTTTTAACGATCAGTGGAACAACAGCCAGTGAGACCATAAGTGATTTGGCCGCTCACGAGGAAACCCCGCAGGAACGGGAACGTCTTCTCCAGAAATATTCCCTCGTCAACACCTTCCAGAGGCCGAGGGACGTGGGTCATCTTACCGTTAAG GTATATCGAGCACAGGGTCTTGCAGCAGCAGATTTAGGAGGGAAAAGCGACCCGTTCTGTGTTCTGGAGCTCGTAAACGCAAGATTGCAAACACAGACCGAGTACAAAACACTCGCTCCAAATTGGCAAAAGATATTCACGTT CAATGTAAAGGACATTAATTCAGTGCTGGAGGTGACCGTGTACGACGAGGATCGTGATCATAAAGTCGAATTTTTAGGACGAGTTGCAATACCACTGTTGCGCATTAGAAACGCTGAAAAACGGTGGTACGCcctgaaagataaaaaattgcgAGGTCGTGCAAAAGGAAATTCGCCGCAAATAATGTTGGAGCTCAGCGTGGTCTGGAATGTGTTCAGAGCTTGCGCTAGAACTTTGAATCCCAAAGAGACCAAGTACATGGAACCGGAAGTAAAGTTCAAGCGCCAAGTCTTTCTGAGGAACGTTCTCAGGCTTAAGGCTGTTATAGTTTTCTTCATTGACATGGGTAAATACATTCAAAGCTGTTGGGAATGGGAGAGCAAGACACGCAGCATCGTTGCTCTTGTCCTCTTCGTTCTTGGATGCTATTACTTCGAGCCTTGGATGATTCCCACCGCGGCGTTTCTCATTCTACTTAAGTACTGCATG GTGGCCTTACTAACGGGAGGATCATCATCCACGTACCATCATCGAAGTCCCTCGGTCGGTGCGCTCCACGACACGGGGGATCCAGCTTCCGACGATGGCCCACTGACTCCTGGAgatgacgacgatgacgaagacgacaaAGACAAA gaagagaagaaaagcCTGAAGGAACGTCTCCAGGCGATACAAGAAGTGACCCAGACCGTTCAAAATTCCATAGGCTTCATAGCGAGTCTCtgtgagagaataaaaaatttattcaactttACCGTACCTTACTTGAGCTACCTGGCTATCGTTCTCACCATTCTCGGTGCCATTGTTCTTTATCTCATCCCAATGAGGTATCTCATACTCGCTTGGGGTgttaacaaatttttaaggAAACTCCTCAGGCCTCACTCCGTTCCGAACAACGAGGTTCTCGATCTCATATCGAGGGTGCCAGATGACGAGGATCTTTTGAGTTACAG AGAGCTAAAACCCGTACCGACAGCGGACTGCGAACGCGGAGGTACTTCATCAGCGAGTACATCAAGCGGAGTAGTGAATACGCGGAGGGATCAGAGAAAGAAGCACAAAGCAGCGTAA
- the Mctp gene encoding multiple C2 and transmembrane domain-containing protein isoform X2: MSKSVELLAGSEDGEAVPDKSRSESRSGLNLNGSRPLSRSATELRVNKREDSPSLRGRASQASGDNNNRDSSRHHHLRYSSVAQRTQTFFATLKSRWVRGRSKERKKTKDGNVIKDGNDSPNRNVGVESDYAADYSSEHSRSSSATQSPARHCLNHPESPLARGNRDKGKNVREDSPGRCSDGSSKGSLSCQRYTRDGMMHFENEEDKATSGGESGASCQDEAARRRELALRQHAFFQLRLHIRRGANLVAMDRCGASDPYVKIKCAGRLLHKSRTVHRELNPIWDESVTLPIEDPFQALNIKVFDYDWGLQDDFMGAAQLELVQLDLGHPQDIVLELKDPARPRQHLGELYLTATLWPRNQQEKEQYFQRTSRLADVNRKLKSQIWSSVVTIVLVEAKNLLPMDIDGLSDPYVKFRLGTEKYKSKVINKTLSPVWLEQFDLHLYEDPYLGQELEVTVWDRDKSHQDDLMGRTTIDLASMERETTHRLWRDLEDGAGSIFLLLTISGTTASETISDLAAHEETPQERERLLQKYSLVNTFQRPRDVGHLTVKVYRAQGLAAADLGGKSDPFCVLELVNARLQTQTEYKTLAPNWQKIFTFNVKDINSVLEVTVYDEDRDHKVEFLGRVAIPLLRIRNAEKRWYALKDKKLRGRAKGNSPQIMLELSVVWNVFRACARTLNPKETKYMEPEVKFKRQVFLRNVLRLKAVIVFFIDMGKYIQSCWEWESKTRSIVALVLFVLGCYYFEPWMIPTAAFLILLKYCMVALLTGGSSSTYHHRSPSVGALHDTGDPASDDGPLTPGDDDDDEDDKDKEEKKSLKERLQAIQEVTQTVQNSIGFIASLCERIKNLFNFTVPYLSYLAIVLTILGAIVLYLIPMRYLILAWGVNKFLRKLLRPHSVPNNEVLDLISRVPDDEDLLSYRELKPVPTADCERGGTSSASTSSGVVNTRRDQRKKHKAA, encoded by the exons ATGAGCAAGAGCGTCGAACTCCTCGCCGGATCGGAGGACGGCGAGGCGGTACCTG ataaatCCCGTTCGGAATCTCGATCGGGATTGAATCTGAACGGCAGTAGGCCACTGTCGAGGAGCGCGACGGAGCTGAGGGTAAACAAGCGGGAGGATTCGCCGTCGCTTCGCGGACGCGCGTCTCAGGCCTCCGGGGATAATAACAACCGCGATTCCTCCCGTCATCACCACCTTCGTTACTCCTCGGTGGCCCAACGCACACAAACTTTTTTCGCTACCCTCAAAAGCCGCTGGGTCAGGGGGAGAAgcaaggagagaaaaaaaactaaggaTGGAAACGTGATCAAGGATGGAAACGACTCGCCGAACAGGAACGTGGGCGTCGAGTCCGATTATGCGGCCGATTACTCGTCGGAGCACAGTCGAAGCTCGTCGGCCACGCAGAGTCCGGCCCGCCACTGTCTCAACCACCCAG AGTCTCCGCTAGCGAGAGGTAACAGGGACAAAGGAAAAAACGTTCGAGAGGACAGTCCTGGACGCTGCAGCGATGGTTCGTCGAAGGGTTCGCTCAGTTGTCAACGGTATACGAGAGACGGAATGATGCACTTTGAGAACGAAGAAGATAAGGCGACGAGCGGGGGAGAGTCCGGTGCGAGTTGTCAGGACGAAGCAGCCCGGCGGCGAGAATTGGCGCTACGTCAGCACGCCTTCTTTCAATTACGACTGCATATCAGAAGAGGAGCTAATCTTGTCGCGATGGATCGATGTG GGGCGAGCGACCCGTACGTCAAGATCAAGTGCGCCGGACGCCTTCTCCACAAATCTCGCACGGTTCACCGAGAATTGAACCCCATCTGGGACGAAAGCGTCACGCTGCCGATCGAAGACCCCTTTCAGGCGCTCAACATCAAG GTCTTCGATTACGACTGGGGCCTTCAGGACGATTTCATGGGAGCAGCCCAGCTGGAACTCGTTCAGCTGGACCTTGGCCACCCACAGGATATTGTCCTAGAGCTCAAGGACCCTGCGAGACCCCGACAACATCTCGGCGAGTTGTATCTCACCGCGACACTGTGGCCACGAAACCAGCAGGAGAAAGAACAG TATTTTCAGCGAACGAGCCGTCTCGCCGATGTCAACAGGAAGCTCAAGTCACAGATATGGAGTTCGGTCGTTACGATCGTACTCGTCGAGGCGAAGAATCTCTTGCCAATGGACATCGATGGTCTTTCAGATCCCTACGTTAAATTCAG ACTGGGCACAGAAAAGTACAAATCGAAAGTTATCAACAAGACTCTAAGTCCAGTCTGGCTGGAGCAATTCGACTTGCACCTCTACGAGGATCCGTACCTGGGTCAGGAACTGGAAGTAACCGTCTGGGACCGGGACAAGAGTCATCAGGATGATCTTATGGGACGAACGACGATAGATCTGGCGAGTATGGAGCGCGAAACGACCCATCGACTGTGGCGCGATCTCGAGGATGGTGCTGGCAGCATATTTCTGCTTTTAACGATCAGTGGAACAACAGCCAGTGAGACCATAAGTGATTTGGCCGCTCACGAGGAAACCCCGCAGGAACGGGAACGTCTTCTCCAGAAATATTCCCTCGTCAACACCTTCCAGAGGCCGAGGGACGTGGGTCATCTTACCGTTAAG GTATATCGAGCACAGGGTCTTGCAGCAGCAGATTTAGGAGGGAAAAGCGACCCGTTCTGTGTTCTGGAGCTCGTAAACGCAAGATTGCAAACACAGACCGAGTACAAAACACTCGCTCCAAATTGGCAAAAGATATTCACGTT CAATGTAAAGGACATTAATTCAGTGCTGGAGGTGACCGTGTACGACGAGGATCGTGATCATAAAGTCGAATTTTTAGGACGAGTTGCAATACCACTGTTGCGCATTAGAAACGCTGAAAAACGGTGGTACGCcctgaaagataaaaaattgcgAGGTCGTGCAAAAGGAAATTCGCCGCAAATAATGTTGGAGCTCAGCGTGGTCTGGAATGTGTTCAGAGCTTGCGCTAGAACTTTGAATCCCAAAGAGACCAAGTACATGGAACCGGAAGTAAAGTTCAAGCGCCAAGTCTTTCTGAGGAACGTTCTCAGGCTTAAGGCTGTTATAGTTTTCTTCATTGACATGGGTAAATACATTCAAAGCTGTTGGGAATGGGAGAGCAAGACACGCAGCATCGTTGCTCTTGTCCTCTTCGTTCTTGGATGCTATTACTTCGAGCCTTGGATGATTCCCACCGCGGCGTTTCTCATTCTACTTAAGTACTGCATG GTGGCCTTACTAACGGGAGGATCATCATCCACGTACCATCATCGAAGTCCCTCGGTCGGTGCGCTCCACGACACGGGGGATCCAGCTTCCGACGATGGCCCACTGACTCCTGGAgatgacgacgatgacgaagacgacaaAGACAAA gaagagaagaaaagcCTGAAGGAACGTCTCCAGGCGATACAAGAAGTGACCCAGACCGTTCAAAATTCCATAGGCTTCATAGCGAGTCTCtgtgagagaataaaaaatttattcaactttACCGTACCTTACTTGAGCTACCTGGCTATCGTTCTCACCATTCTCGGTGCCATTGTTCTTTATCTCATCCCAATGAGGTATCTCATACTCGCTTGGGGTgttaacaaatttttaaggAAACTCCTCAGGCCTCACTCCGTTCCGAACAACGAGGTTCTCGATCTCATATCGAGGGTGCCAGATGACGAGGATCTTTTGAGTTACAG AGAGCTAAAACCCGTACCGACAGCGGACTGCGAACGCGGAGGTACTTCATCAGCGAGTACATCAAGCGGAGTAGTGAATACGCGGAGGGATCAGAGAAAGAAGCACAAAGCAGCGTAA